Proteins encoded within one genomic window of Theobroma cacao cultivar B97-61/B2 chromosome 7, Criollo_cocoa_genome_V2, whole genome shotgun sequence:
- the LOC18593825 gene encoding probable ADP-ribosylation factor GTPase-activating protein AGD5, producing the protein MNEKANVSKELNAKHRKILEGLLKLPENRECADCKSKGPRWASVNLGIFICMQCSGIHRSLGVHISKVRSATLDTWLPEQVAFIQSMGNEKANSYWEAELPPNYDRVGIENFIRAKYEEKRWVPRDGKSQSPPRGSDERAPHWQRPIEKSGHGHISNSENSFEERRNIQASSRKESLPATRVSLPVPPKGPEQVTPIQKPEPVVAPGEATKPAVETAPTVTPPKVCYATDLFDMLSMDDGPSENGAEADSTDDNNWAGFQSAGEASTTNKTAPPKAAESNSQSATGIEDLFNDSPPFTTNQVPEKPQKDVKNDIMSLFEKSNMVSPFAMHQQQLSMLSQQQSLLMAAASKSAPGNTQLPAQQLAMLAQQQSLLMAAAAKSAPGNTQQPAQQLAMLAQQQSLLMAAAAKSAPGNTQQPASNGSSIPTQTWPNIGYQIPGMMMPVAGQADLQKLMQTMTMGQTQQLGNSVAYPPSSFYAMGQVTPTNGVVTSGATSKPQSASTVSSANSSQSGQDYDFSSLTQGMFTKH; encoded by the exons ATGAACGAGAAGGCTAATGTTTCCAAGGAGCTCAATGCGAAACACCGAAAG ATTCTTGAAGGTCTTCTTAAATTGCCAGAGAATAGAGAATGTGCTGACTGCAAATCCAA AGGTCCGAGATGGGCAAGTGTGAATTTAGGTATCTTTATATGCATGCAATGTTCTGGGATCCACAGAAGTCTTGGGGTACACATATCAAAG GTTAGATCTGCTACCCTGGACACATGGCTCCCTGAGCAGGTTGCTTTTATTCAAT CAATGGGAAATGAGAAGGCAAACAGTTACTGGGAAGCTGAGTTACCCCCTAATTACGATAGAGTTGGGATTGAGAACTTCATTCGTGCAAA GTATGAGGAAAAGAGATGGGTTCCTAGAGATGGAAAATCCCAATCACCACCTAGAGGGTCGGATGAAAGGGCTCCTCATTGGCAGAGACCTATAGAAAAAAGTGGGCATGGGCATATTAGTAATTCTGAGAATTCATTTGAGGAAAGGAGGAACATTCAAGCATCTAGCAGAAAAGAAAGCCTTCCTGCAACAAGAGTTAGTCTTCCTGTTCCTCCCAAGGGACCTGAGCAG GTTACACCCATCCAGAAGCCTGAACCAGTTGTTGCACCAGGTGAGGCAACAAAGCCAGCTGTAGAGACTGCTCCCACTGTCACACCCCCTAAAGTCTGTTACGCTACAGACCTTTTTGACATGCTCTCAATGGATGATGGCCCAAGTGAAAATGGTGCAGAGGCAGATTCTACTGATGATAATAATTGGGCAGGTTTCCAGT CTGCTGGAGAAGCTTCGACAACTAACAAAACTGCTCCACCAAAAGCTGCTGAGAGTAATTCCCAGTCGGCTACTGGGATTGAGGATTTGTTTAATGATTCACCTCCATTTACTACCAACCAAGTCCCAGAGAAGCCCCAAAAAgatgtgaaaaatgatattatgaGCCTTTTTGAAAAG TCCAATATGGTGTCACCTTTTGCGATGCATCAACAGCAACTATCTATGCTATCACAGCAGCAGTCTCTTCTCATGGCTGCTGCTTCTAAATCTGCTCCTGGAAATACTCAACTGCCTGCACAGCAACTAGCTATGCTAGCACAGCAACAGTCTCTTCTCATGGCTGCTGCAGCTAAATCTGCTCCTGGAAATACTCAACAGCCTGCACAGCAACTAGCTATGCTAGCACAGCAACAGTCTCTTCTCATGGCTGCTGCAGCTAAATCCGCTCCTGGAAATACTCAACAGCCTGCATCCAACGGCTCGAGCATACCCACTCAAACTTGGCCAAACATCGGCTATCAAATCCCTGGAATGATGATGCCAGTTGCCGGGCAGGCTGATCTGCAGAAACTTATGCAG ACTATGACAATGGGACAGACACAACAATTGGGAAACTCTGTCGCATATCCACCATCCAG CTTCTATGCAATGGGGCAAGTAACCCCGACAAACGGTGTAGTGACCAGCGGAGCAACAAGCAAGCCCCAATCGGCTTCCACAGTTTCATCAGCGAATTCTTCACAATCAGGACAGGATTATGATTTTTCGTCATTGACACAAGGGATGTTCACAAAACACTGA
- the LOC18593826 gene encoding uncharacterized protein LOC18593826, producing the protein MGSFEQFKGSGAVMDQSMEESGGTQPRVQWKPMGYEEKSAAVHEEMKRMNRLPATSTYVTHRLRVLNKILQLLSIQRTASQEEELELLFAGLSL; encoded by the exons ATGGGAAGTTTCGAACAATTTAAGGGAAGCGGTGCTGTTATGGATCAAAGTATGGAGGAAAGTGGAGGTACTCAGCCCAGAGTTCAATGGAAGCCAATGGGGTATGAAGAGAAGTCCGCGGCGGTTcatgaagaaatgaaaagaatgaaTCGGCTTCCTGCGACTAGTACTTATGTTACTCACCGCTTGCGGGTTCTTAATAAAATTCTTCAACTTTTGTCCATTCAG AGAACTGCTTCACAGGAAGAGGAGTTGGAGTTGCTATTTGCTGGGCTGTCTCTGTGA